In one window of Primulina tabacum isolate GXHZ01 chromosome 8, ASM2559414v2, whole genome shotgun sequence DNA:
- the LOC142554024 gene encoding pollen receptor-like kinase 4 — protein MKASIFFSLFFLAALWILPEQSIAEDGPGGGFLGYERDALLSLKQGFKNSFLDGNWTGIMCYMNDTPYWYGVQCINGRITSVSLEHMWLAGEIKKDSLANLTELTSLSFKGNSISGNLMDFSYNLKLRIIDLSGNRFLGEIPPSVVNLNYLESLQLQDNNLTGPIPGLNQSSLKTFRVSNNNLSGSIPDTETLQSFNISSYAGNPNLCGPPTQTFCSTRNNLSGESKSENSDSNNNSDNSSHFVAILVVADVIVLVVFLFLFIIYYKKYKKLKKELKIKNPHKDEEHDSTIIARSLEKKLPEGNRGKLVFMENVVTRFELDDLLKASAEGLGRGNFGNCYKANLEIGEAVVVKRLRDLKPLSSEEFVRQVKAIADQKHPNLLPLLAYYHSKDEKLFLYRFAANGNVYNRLHGGRGSRDRVPFGWSSRLAVARGVARVLEYLHQNTRSQTTVPHGNLKSINVLLNENDEILVSDYGLTSLIALPIAAQRMVAYKCPEYLSHKRVSKKSDVWSYGSLLLELLTGRVPAHCAAPGIDGVDLCAWVHRAVREEWTAEIFDAEIAVQRGANQGMLKLMRIAIRCCEKSPEKRPDISHVAAEVEKIKVAGDSDEEYSYSSLERSLTDDSYSLPPSQVSEEDRR, from the exons ATGAAAGCCTCCATTTTCTTCAGTTTATTTTTCCTTGCAGCCCTCTGGATTTTACCCGAACAATCTATAGCAGAAGACGGCCCCGGAGGTGGTTTCCTTGGGTACGAGAGGGATGCTCTTTTATCACTCAAACAAGGATTCAAAAACTCATTTCTTGATGGAAATTGGACAGGCATCATGTGTTACATGAATGACACGCCATATTGGTATGGTGTCCAGTGCATCAATGGTCGAATCACCAGCGTAAGTTTGGAACATATGTGGCTTGCAGGAGAAATCAAGAAAGATTCATTAGCCAATCTTACTGAACTGACAAGTCTCAGCTTCAAGGGGAACTCCATATCCGGGAATCTGATGGATTTTTCATATAATCTGAAGTTGAGAATCATCGATTTGTCAGGCAATAGGTTTCTTGGAGAAATCCCACCATCTGTCGTGAATCTGAATTATCTGGAATCCCTCCAGCTGCAGGACAACAATTTGACAGGTCCGATTCCAGGTCTCAACCAATCATCCTTAAAAACATTTAGGGTTTCTAACAACAATCTTTCTGGATCAATCCCGGATACTGAAACCCTTCAATCGTTTAACATTTCCTCCTACGCGGGCAATCCAAATCTGTGTGGCCCTCCAACTCAAACATTTTGCAGCACCAGAAACAACCTATCTGGTGAATCAAAAAGTGAGAATTCAGATTCAAACAACAATAGTGACAACAGTTCACATTTCGTGGCCATATTAGTGGTGGCTGATGTGATCGTTCTAGTAGTCTTTCTGTTCCTCTTCATCATATACTACAAGAAATACAAGAAACTCAAAAAAGAACTGAAGATCAAGAACCCTCATAAAGATGAAGAACACGACAGCACAATTATAGCCCGATCCCTGGAAAAGAAACTACCCGAAGGAAACAGGGGGAAGCTTGTATTCATGGAGAATGTCGTGACAAGGTTCGAGCTGGATGATCTGCTGAAAGCTTCAGCAGAAGGATTAGGAAGAGGAAACTTTGGGAATTGTTATAAAGCGAATCTTGAAATTGGGGAAGCCGTAGTTGTTAAAAGGTTAAGGGATTTGAAACCTTTGAGCAGTGAAGAATTTGTCAGACAAGTGAAAGCAATCGCGGATCAGAAACACCCGAATTTGTTGCCGCTTCTAGCTTATTACCATTCCAAGGATGAGAAGCTGTTTctatacagatttgcagcaaatGGGAACGTCTACAATCGCCTCCATG GAGGAAGAGGATCCCGCGACCGAGTCCCGTTCGGGTGGAGTTCAAGACTTGCAGTCGCACGCGGCGTTGCTAGAGTTCTTGAGTACCTGCACCAGAACACCAGATCGCAGACAACGGTTCCTCACGGTAACCTGAAATCCATCAACGTTCTCCTCAACGAAAACGACGAGATCCTTGTCTCCGACTACGGCCTCACCTCCCTGATCGCACTACCGATCGCCGCACAGCGTATGGTCGCCTATAAATGCCCCGAGTACCTATCCCACAAAAGAGTATCCAAGAAATCCGACGTCTGGAGCTACGGCAGTCTGCTCCTCGAGCTTCTCACTGGGAGGGTTCCGGCACATTGTGCCGCTCCGGGAATCGACGGCGTTGACCTCTGCGCGTGGGTCCACCGCGCCGTGCGCGAGGAATGGACGGCCGAGATTTTCGATGCTGAGATCGCTGTGCAGAGAGGGGCGAACCAGGGGATGCTGAAGCTGATGCGGATAGCGATTAGATGCTGCGAAAAGTCACCGGAGAAGCGGCCGGATATCAGTCATGTGGCGGCGGAGGTGGAGAAGATCAAGGTGGCCGGAGATTCGGACGAGGAGTACTCGTACTCGTCTTTGGAGAGATCGCTGACGGATGATTCCTACTCGTTGCCTCCGTCGCAAGTATCTGAAGAGGATCGgagataa
- the LOC142554735 gene encoding uncharacterized protein LOC142554735, translating to MTARDERLSYSHSRCYVHGGAAIDAAFLAREAIVIVDDAIRLDSQVIPGDLTRLVERQRVVPSSKLMAPGRKGRKGKEVVQESEAPNVIGLNETEWGRRGRRLRGEERNVNVEHEVDQLTRGMGEMELVISRFQNMSPPRFFGNEDGEKAVAWLKSMKHLFNMLEYTPDLQLKLAICQLKDRAQLWWETTEEALKESGERVTWDVFCAQFAREYSPPSYYSAKEAEFNRLTQGNMTVVEYASQFSALLAYVPHVASSDRNKLSHFMQGLNRTICTLVVAGAPVNYADAVEKAKNVEASLLLAEPQSVQPYFPRFSGAMCQCQLVHHYTILYYRISLRNLINNQSSKTLRPKENSSRNRLVVFLLVPAVSVEVQLGHQVEYFVIACGGKHFSTQCTGVHRSCSICEQVGHYARVCPNAVRQQFQQPQFGQGFRGQKTRPFVPTRSFQQSSYPQPRGSVQHRFPGPQQARVHALTQDQVQDAPGGVIAGNEGFMIYTIDATQGKRFEVSDIHVVKEFPDVFPDEFLDFHSRRKSILALSWCPVLSAQGVSMDHSKVEAVINWPTPTNISDIHSFLGLTGYYRRFIEGFSIIARPMTQLTQNDQHFVWNDECETSFQTLKEKLTTDQVLALPSGSGGYVFCSDASLNGLGCVLMQNG from the exons ATGACAGCTAGggacgagcgacttagctactcgcattctcgatgctacgtgcatggaggAGCGGCGATTGATGCTGCATTCCTAGCACGGGAGGCCATTGTTATTGTTGATGATGCTATTCGTTTGGACTCC CAAGTGATTCCAGgggatttgacgcgtctggtggagcgtcagcgaGTGGTACCCAGTAGTAAGTTG ATGGCACCAGGTCGTAAGGGCAGAAAAGGAAAGGAAGTTGTTCAGGAATCTGAAGCTCCTAATGTGATAGGACTTAACGAGACCGAATGGGGAAGACGAGGTCGTCGTCTTCGTGGTGAAGAACGAAATGTTAACGTTGAGCATGAAGTGGATCAGTTGACTAGAGGAATGGGTGAAATGGAACTAGTGATATCCCGATTTCAGAACATGAGTCCTCCTCGATTCTTTGGAAATGAAGATGGTGAGAAAGCTGTAGCATGGTTAAAAAGTATGAAGCATTTGTTTAATATGTTGGAGTACACTCCTGATTTGCAGCTTAAGTTGGCTATTTGTCAATTAAAAGACCGAGCTCAGTTATGGTGGGAAACTACTGAGGAAGCTCTGAAAGAATCAGGTGAAAGagttacttgggatgtattttgcGCTCAGTTTGCTCGAGAATATTCACCGCCTTCGTATTATTCGGCCAAGGAAGCTGAATTCAATAGATTGACTCAAGGTAATATGACTGTAGTGGAGTATGCCTCTCAATTTTCAGCGCTTCTTGCCTATGTTCCTCATGTTGCTAGCAGTGATCGGAACAAGCTATCGCATTTTATGCAAGGATTGAATCGAACCATTTGCACTTTAGTAGTAGCTGGAGCGCCTGTTAATTATGCCGATGCTGTAGAGAAAGCCAAGAATGTGGAGGCAAGTCTACTTTTGGCAGAACCACAATCAGTTCAACCATATTTTCCTAGATTTTCGGGGGCAATGTGCCAATGCCAGTTGGTGCACCACTATACCATCCTTTACTACCGTATCAGCCTTCGCAATCTTATCAACAACCAAAGCAGCAAAACTTTAAGGCCaaaggaaaacagttcaagaaacaGACTCGTAGTATTTCTTCTAGTTCCGGCAGTCAGCGTGGAAGTTCAGTTGGGTCACCAGGTGGAGTATTTTGTGATCGCTTGTGGTGGTAAGCATTTCAGTACTCAGTGTACAGGAGTTCATAGATCTTGTAGTATCTGTGAGCAAGTTGGACAttatgctagagtatgtccgaaTGCAGTAAGACAACAATTTCAGCAACCTCAGTTTGGCCAGGGTTTTAGAGGACAAAAAACTAGACCTTTTGTTCCGACTCGGTCTTTTCAGCAATCTAGCTATCCTCAGCCTAGAGGTTCTGTTCAGCACCGTTTTCCAGGGccacagcaggctcgagttcaTGCTCTAACTCAGGATCAAGTTCAAGACGCACCGGGCGGAGTTATTGCAG GAAATGAAGGATTCATGATTTATACAATTGATGCGACACAAGGAAAAAGATTTGAAGTTTCAGATATTCATGTTGTCAAGGAATTTCctgatgtatttcctgatgaatTCCTGGATTTCCACAGCAGAAGGAAATCGATTTTAGCATTGAGTTGGTGTCCG GTTTTATCAGCTCAAGGAGTGTCAATGGATCatagtaaagtggaagctgttatCAATTGGCCAACACCGACGAATATTTCCGATATTCACAGTTTCTTGGGATTGACAGGATATTATAggcgttttattgaaggattttctattATAGCAAGGCCTATGACACAATTAACACAAAACGATCAACATTTTGTGTGGAATGATGAATGTGAGACAAGTTTTCAGACTTTGAAGGAAAAGTTGACAACAGATCAAGTGCTAGCTTTGCCATCAGGCTCAGGAGGATATGTTTTTTGTTCAGATGCATCTCTAAATGGACTTGGTTGTGTTCTAATGCAAAATGGATGA